DNA sequence from the Desulfobaccales bacterium genome:
TGCTGAAGTTCACCAGGTCATTTTTCTTTAAATTCAGCTCCACCGCGCTGCCGGCTCCTTCCAGCACGATGAGTTCATAAGCCTGGGCGAGGCGGCGGTAGCTCTCCATGACCTTGCGCACCAGCCGGGGCTTGAGCCGGTAGTACTCCCGGGCCGGATAATTCCCATACACCCGGCCGTGGACGATCACCTGGGAACCCACGTCGCTGCTGGGCTTGAGCAAGATGGGGTTCATGTCCACGTGGGGAGTGAGGCCCGCGGCCTGGGCCTGCACCACCTGGGCCCGGCCCATCTCCCCGCCTTCCGGGGTGATGAAACTGTTCAGGGCCATGTTCTGGGCCTTGAAGGGCGCCACCCGGATGCCTTCCTGGCGGAAGATCCGGCACAACCCGGCCACCATGATGCTCTTGCCCACATCCGAGCCCGAACCCAGGATCATTAAAGGACGATATTTCATTTTTTAGCTATCAGCCTTCAGCTTTCAGCAGTCAGCTTTTTTCCCTGACACCTGAAACCTGCCCCCTGTACTTGTCCCGGTAGCCCCGAGGGGTGATCATGTAAGGGCCGTAAGCGTGGGTCTGAGAGTTGCCTATAATAACAATGGTTTGCATATCCACCGGATGTTGGAGCATGTCCGCCAAGGTGGTGACGATAGTCGCCTGCTCCTGGCGCATGGCCCGGGAGACAATGCCCACGGGAGTCAGCGGGTCTTTATGGCGCAAGAGCATCTCCCGCACCGCGCCCAGTTGCCAGTCCCGTTTCTTGCTCTTTGGGTTATAGAGCACGATAACGAAATCCCCCTGGGCCGTCAGTTCCAGCCGCTTTGCAATGGTCTCCCAGGGAGTGAGGAGGTCGCTTAAGGAGATGGCGACAAAATCGTGCATCAGGGGCGCGCCCAACAGGGCCGCGCCTGCGGCCAGGGCCGGGATTCCGGGGATGACTTCCAGGTGAAAATCCACCTCCGCCTCGCCTTCGGGCGGCCCCACCTTGAGCTCCTGGGCGGCGCACATCTCTAAAACCAGCCCGGCCATTCCATAGATGCCGGCATCGCCGCTAGAGACCAGGGCCACCCGTTGCCCGGCCAGCGCCCGGTCCAGGGCCAGTTGGCAGCGCTTCACTTCGGCCTTCATGCCGGTGGCCACCACTTCCTGGTCGGTCAACAGGGGAAGCACCAGATCGATGTAGGTTTGATAGCCCACCACCACCTGAGCTTCGGCCAGGGCATTCTGAGCCCTGGGAATGATATATTCGGCAAACCCGGGTCCCAGGCTCACCACCGTTAAGCGACCCGGGCTACTGCCAGGGTGGCGTTGGCGGCCTTGCGCTTGGGGACGATCAGTTCCACTCCCCCGGCCTTCAGGGCCGCCGCCTCGCTGACACTCACCACTCCCATATGGCGAGCCACCCGGGGCGAGGGGTTCGGCGCCGGCATTGCTTCCAGTTCTTGTGCGGTAAACCATAAAAATTCGACTCCCAGACTCCGGGCGGCCATCCGCAACCCGGGTTCCTCCTTTTTGGCCTCGATGGTAGCCAGGGCCTTCAGGGACAGAAGGGACAACCCTTCCTGCTGAAATGTATATTCAATGAAATCAATAAGTTCTTTCTCAGGGGTTCCTTTATGGCAGCCCATCCCGGCCACCAGGTTCCGGGGCCGCAGCCGCAGCCAATCGGCAGGCCAGGGGCGCTCCCGAAAACCTACGTAAACCACAGGGCCTGGAATGCCCAAGGCCCGGTCCAGGTCAGTCTCCGGGACAAACAGCTCCGGATATGCCGATACCATCTCGGCCAGGCAATTATACTGGTCCACCACCCGGACAGGCCGGCCTTCCAGCAGGGCCATGGAAATTACTCGGACCTCCGGCAGGTTTTCGATGGTCAGACCATGCTCCACCGCCAGCAGGTCCAGCGCCGGCAGCCCCTGTACGTCGGTGGCCGTGGTGATGACCGGAGTCCCACCCAATATCCGGGCTACTTCATGGGCCAGTTCGTTGGCCCCGCCCAGATGCCCCGAGAGCAGGCTGATGGCAAACTGTCCGGCCTCATCCACCACCACCACCCCGGGGTCACAAGCCTTGCTCTTTAAGAAAGGCGCGATGCTCCTCACCACGATGCCTACGGCCATGACGCAGACCAGGTTTTCTCCCCGGGCAAAGGCTTCCCCTAACGTCTGGGAGAGACTGACGAAAACCAGGTCCCCCGGCTCCCCGGCCTGGGCCTGGGACAACCAACACTGCGCTCCGGGCAGGCTCCGGCAGAGCCGCCGGGCCAGGACCGCGCCTTTCGGGGTCAGGGCCAGGATTTTGATGGGACGGGGCGGGGAAATCATT
Encoded proteins:
- the cobJ gene encoding precorrin-3B C(17)-methyltransferase yields the protein MSLGPGFAEYIIPRAQNALAEAQVVVGYQTYIDLVLPLLTDQEVVATGMKAEVKRCQLALDRALAGQRVALVSSGDAGIYGMAGLVLEMCAAQELKVGPPEGEAEVDFHLEVIPGIPALAAGAALLGAPLMHDFVAISLSDLLTPWETIAKRLELTAQGDFVIVLYNPKSKKRDWQLGAVREMLLRHKDPLTPVGIVSRAMRQEQATIVTTLADMLQHPVDMQTIVIIGNSQTHAYGPYMITPRGYRDKYRGQVSGVREKS
- a CDS encoding cobalamin biosynthesis protein; translation: MISPPRPIKILALTPKGAVLARRLCRSLPGAQCWLSQAQAGEPGDLVFVSLSQTLGEAFARGENLVCVMAVGIVVRSIAPFLKSKACDPGVVVVDEAGQFAISLLSGHLGGANELAHEVARILGGTPVITTATDVQGLPALDLLAVEHGLTIENLPEVRVISMALLEGRPVRVVDQYNCLAEMVSAYPELFVPETDLDRALGIPGPVVYVGFRERPWPADWLRLRPRNLVAGMGCHKGTPEKELIDFIEYTFQQEGLSLLSLKALATIEAKKEEPGLRMAARSLGVEFLWFTAQELEAMPAPNPSPRVARHMGVVSVSEAAALKAGGVELIVPKRKAANATLAVARVA